AGCTCCTAATGAATTGTTAACCAATATAACTCTGTACTGTTTTAGCTAGTGCCGTGAATGAAAGTTATCTTGTTCGTGTAAAGCGCTCCAGAGAAAAGGtgcgtctcattcagctccGTATACAGTCAATCAGTTCATCTTCAACACGAATACAGTCACTGATGAGCAGTGTTGAGAGAAACGAGTCGTTTCTGAATCAAACGTGTAATGACATCTTTTACAAACCAACtggaaatgttttcatgaagGTGTAATCTATATAACCAACAAATACTAAgtataagcttaatacaaaCTTGAACAATATGCATAATTTGTGTTCTTTTATTAATCTGAGtggtcattttgttttgttttttgccttATCAGAGCCTGTATTTATCAAGCCTCTAAGAATTACTCTCAAGAACACTGTTAAGAATTGACttaagtgtaaaaaaaattcttgcCTCAAAGCTGCACTTAAAAGTTAGTTATCAATCATCTCAATTGTAATTTAAGCAAAGTTTAGGACTAAAAGTGTCAGTTTTAGAGATGATTCACCACACTTTGCTACAAACGGGATTTTGGATGACGACATATTCATGGACCAATCACTGAATAGATTTAAGAACATTCTCAGATAAATTCACATTGAATGATGAACTTCCTAATTACATTCAACACACATTTGACAATAAAGAATTTAATTGATTATATGATATACACATTGGAAATGGAAGATAAACACGTTTTCATGtcttaattacacatttaaaccAGTGTGCTGTTTACTGACCTGCATTTAGGATTGTGCCAATAGATTATAGTCAGAGATATCCCCTGTTGCTGACGATAgcaaaatgattattattattattatgcgtCAAAGACATAAGTTTATCTTTAGTGATGCAGTGCGGAGAGCCGCTTCAGAAACGTGCAGCACATGAGCGCAGTATAAATAAGAGATTTGTTCATCGTACAGTGTAGGTAGCTTCACTTATTATAATGGGAGTGTTTTTTAAAGAGCATATAATTCTCACACTAGACTGAAGTCAGTTATgcttgcgtccagcggatattctccaaaatggtgctatgCTGAAGCAGAGGAGaggaattgttgaataaaactgttgttttgttttctttgagcagaaaaagtgttctcgtcgcttcattaaattcagattaaaccactgatggcagatggactattctgacgatgcttttcatacttttatggacTTTGACAGTAcaatttactatgcagtcaataggacagtcacaaacctcccggttttcatccaaaatatcttaaattgtgttccgaagacgaacaaagcttttacgggtttggaacgacatgggggtaagtgattaatgacacaattttcatttttggggtggagtaaccctttaaataaCTGGGAGAGTAAGAGTGATTCTTAGCTTAAAGAAATTTGATAACTTACTTTTATACTTAAGTTTGAAAGTAGTAGTAAATTTCataaattttcagcataaatGGCACTTTGAGAAGCTTGATGAATACAGGCCCAGATCATTCAAAGCCATTAACTCTCACTCTGACTTTCTTACTGGTGTGCTGACTGCTGAACTAGGGAGCTGATTGAGACGCACCCAGAGATTTAggttggatttattttttttatctgttaatTATTCTGATATTAAACAGGACAACGTgtccaaacacacaaaaactcCTGGTGGATCCACGTGACACACTATTATAATGATggtgtttattaaagaggagagtgaagacatgaagattgaagaagtattcagagtcaaacatgaagatactgaggaacaaacaggttggttttcattctcaaagcctacttataaaataataagacatttcTCCAGCTGACACAGCTTGCTTGTTATCTTTGTTGAGCAAATAATACAGTCAGTGACCAGTAATTTCATAATGAACTGCTGCATAAAATCAAACTTCAAACTTTCTGCTGCCAACTCGTTTAGAAGAATACATAATGTTAAACAAGACTACACTTTAAacccttaaaatgaataacacaaaataagttttctttaacatgctgtgactgacaataGAACCATGAAGTACGATACACCAAAAACGCAAAACATAATTACAAAAcgaatcagttttattttttacaatgccATCTTTCCAATCAAAGGAGAAAAAAACGAGAGCTTTTTGGGAAGTTATAATATAGCCACATATTTATAgcctaataaaatatattcaagccAGATGTATCTACTATTAGTATGAATATaggtttgcttgtttttttttttttttttttttttattacagtctgtgataattaatacattataaaaacgTTAAACGTAATTTTTCTCCAGTGCGGGGAGGAGGGGGTGGAATGTTTGATTAATTACACTACAGCACTTGTATTATCAGGGTGGAcacgggtccttaaaaagtcttaggccccgtttacactagtgtaAACGATAGGCGTAACCACACTACTCTGGCGTTTTCAAGGTTGAAAACAGACTTTAGAAACCGCTGCAGACcccgttttagtttgaaaactccagggttgcatttcagtgtaaacggaccataatggagacttttgaaaatgatggcgtggctgcccacattcGCTCTGCATATCCTTGACGAccatgtaaacaataacatcgtGCATATtgttgtacccatagatatgtataggtagattTCTCATTCGATCACTCCAaggattacttttggattactttttgtactgcttttgacatttttgcaattaataaattgtgatttttattttattttattttttttataaaattctaaaaatgcattgatacacatcttaatgatataaaagattaacaaattattttacatttagctGTAAATACAtagtaattttacattttaagcgGTGAAATACATGCAAATTGTGTGTTTCagcttcaattaaaaaaaaaggtttgttgTATGCTTGTAAACATTACATACTAATacctacataaataaatgagacCAGGCTGGCAATGCAGCATTAAAGTGAAACCTGATGCAGTTTGTGTCACtgatgtaaaaacaaacaaacaaaaaaaaaacggaagAGAAATCACTCATTGCTCTGCTCACTGATTAACTTCTGTAGCTTGAATAAAGATTAATCTATATTCAATGTATAGTTCATGCACATGTTTGTGAAGATtgtgttttaagttcacttttTTTCAAAGCCTATTATaaatttcaattatactgtaatgtaatgttgaatggctgtAATCAATGGCTAAAATTGAGGGGGAATTGCATGTAATAGAGACAGATCAGTAGCAGTATTGATATCAATGATGGCcttcataataatatgctaCTTGGAAAAAGGATGCCAGTAAACcatattttaaatgctaaatatttgttgtttctacattaatttggagATTCAATGTGAAGTGATGACAATATGAATGtattatgttaaaatgtaattcattactTAAAACGCACAATTAATTGgttaattttaaaattgattGACTGCACTAGTCTAATGATTTGACGTCTTTTACATTGTGACGTTAAACTGGTTTTAacttatatttttctttttcacctcAGACCTGATGGCGCTGAAAGAGGAGAGTCAAGAACTGAATGAAACagaagagaaagacagaaaggaGAAACCTCCTGATTTCAAAACCGAagacaaatcaattagttactCAAATACTGAAAAGATTTTCTTACGAAATAAAGCTCAAAAAACACAAACTACAAACCTTAATTCCCACAGgataattcacactggagagagctCTTTCACCTGCCAACAATGTGGACAAATTTTCAATCGAAAAGGATGCCTTACAGTCCACATGAAAATTCACATAGGAAAAAATCCATTAAtatgccctcagtgtggaaagagatttacacagaaaaaaaccCTTAATGCCCACATGAGaactcacactggagagaaaccatatgaatgtgatcaatgtggaaagagtttcacacagaAAAAAACCCTTAATATCCACATGAGGATTCACATTGGAGACAGACCTTACACCTGcaaacagtgtggaaagagtttcacagtAAATGGAGATCTTAAAattcacatgagaattcacactggagagagaccGTTCATATGtgttcagtgtggaaagagttttaaagAGAAAAAATCCCTTAATGTTCacatgaggattcacactggagagagaccGTATgaatgtgatcagtgtggaaagagtttcacacacaaaaaaaaccttaatgTCCACATGAAGTTTCACATTGGAGAGAGACCTTACACCTGCAaacagtgtgggaagagtttcacagtAAATGGAGATCTTAATaatcacatgagaattcacactggagagagaccGTTCATATGTTttcaatgtggaaagagttttaaacagaaaaaatgcCATAATgttcacatgagaattcacactggagagaagccttacatcTGTAATCAATGCGGAAACAGTTTCAGATATAAAGAAAACCTTAATAATCACATGAGGATTCACTCAAGAGAGAATAGTTTTAAATGTCATCAGTGCGAAAGGAGTTTCGTAGACAAGAAATGTCTTAAGAACCATGTTACAATTCACTTAGGAGAAAAGCCTTTCATGTGCCATCACTGTGGGAAGAGTCTCACAAACAATGCAAACCTGGAGTCTCActtgagaattcacactggagagaaacctttcacctgcaaacagtgtggaaagagtttcagagTTAAAGGAAACTTAATGACTCacatgaggattcacactggagagaagccattcACATGTCTTCAGTGTAAAATGAGATTCACATATAACAAAGACCTGAAACATCATTTGAAAACTCATTCTGGAAAGAAATTGCCGTTTTCCTCAGAGTGACAAGAGGTTTAGAAAAGGAGCAATTTCTACAATCATCTGTGCATTCATTCTGGAAGACGATTCAATTATGGTCAgtgtaataacttttttttttcttctccttttCACATAGATACATGTGTGAAGTCATGCAAATGTGAGACCCTGTTTGTTCTTTGTTGAAAAGTATGAGAAGAAAAATTCTGTGTGAAATCAAGGCAACGTTCACACTGCGGCTGAATGCAGGCTACATCTGATTGTCACCTTCATGACTCCTGTTATTTGCACCTCTTTATGCTTCACCATAaggctgtttattttcttttgtgcatGTGTATTCCTCTGGCCATACCTGACCACCTTATTGGCTGTAGTTTCAAATATTGAGTGGTTACAGTAGATTCCATCTAATTTCAACTATGTAGAGCTGCCACTCAATTCCATGAGTTCATTCCACTGAATCAAAATATTTGTCAAACTTCTACCTTGCTGTGAAATGTAACAATGCAACtggaatattataaataaattgacatAAACTGAACACAATGACTTGTTTCCATTAGGAgatttttagtttattaattcgatttcaatttaaaatggtaatttGCAGATACATTTGCAGATTGTTGAACCCTATAAATACCAGGCAACATTCAATTTATGATCTGGAAAAGAATGGAAATATTCTAGTTATGTTCAgctctgaaatattttttatcagcACAGTTCATTCTTTATTGAGTTTCCAGTAGCCTACATATacttattgtttcattttaaattaattgggTGCAATAAGCAACCCTAAGCAGTTTGTCTTCCTTTCTTATTCTTGCTAATTATATTAgacaaagtattttaaataatttattcattcttgCTGCTTGCAGGATACTGGAGCTGATCCtactttttccacatttgttGTGTTACAGCCTTATTCAAAAAtggattaaattcattattttcctcaaaattctTGTTGATCGGACAAGAAGGTCCCACAGTTAACAGTGCATGTCAGACTACAAACCAAGCCATAAAGATTGTATTGCACAGATCTGGGGAAGGGAACAGAAAAATTTCTGCAGCATTGAAGGTTCCAatgagcacagtggcctccatcaTCTGTAAATGGAAGAAGATTGGAAccaccaggactcttcctagagtgGGCCACCCGGCCAAATTGAGCGATTAGGGGAGAAGGGCCTTAGTAAAGAAGGTAGAGTGGCCCGCgctaatttcaaataatgtgtCATGAAAATTCAAACGCAGCATCAGAAAGCGACATTAACATAGCGTTCCACCAACTCGAGTTTAGCGCGTGCACCACGACTATGAAAATTCATGATCAGTGGAGCGTCGAAATTATGattcaccatggcaacagctcTGGCTAAAAAGACGTTCATGTACTTCTGAGTCAATGCGTAACTTGATTCTTAATAACTGTCAGTAACTGTTACAATGTCAgaggtgaaaactgtaaattattgaaCTAATATTCACTTTAATGGTATCCCATGGccaaaaaaagggaaaaagacagaaaaaagaaataagaaCGTGGCAGCAGCTAAAAATTAAGTATAAAAACGAAATTCAATCAAGGTAAAGCGTTAAGCATGAAAGGTTCATGTGTGTGGGCTAAATGACTTTACAAACATTTGACTTTAAATGTCATTCAGTGTCTGTTTCAATGCGCTGCAGCTTTTTCCACATAGCCTAACACTCttttcacataattaaataatcttTAATCCAACCTGTTATATTTCTTAATTAGAGTAATAAAATGAACCACTGACTTGTCGACAGCAAGAAGGCAAAGGGAGAACAGCAGCACTGACAGATGAAGAGGAGATGGTCAAGTATTGGAATAATTCTAAAATCCAAAAGTACAAAGAATAACTTTTGCTTTTGTATTTGTAGGAAATAAAGATGACCAAAAAATTGAATAATTTGTGGCATCTCGTAGCTACAACTCCTCCATctgcagaggtgggtagagtatcCAAAatctgtactcaagtaaaagtacaagtacttatggaaatatttactcaagtaagagtaaaagtaacAATCttaatagttacttgagtaagagtaaaaaagtatccgatgaaaaaactactcaagtacctagttactagttacttttgatCTGATTTGTATGAAGCGAAAAACCCTGAATTTCACTGAGCTTTCACACACCTCTCCTTGAAAGTCTCTTTTGTTCTGCTTATATAAAACATAGGTTGAAGTAAAGTAGCCTATCTCAGTCCTGTGATGGGCACATTAACAACACATAACCTGTCATTTGCAATAAAATCTCAAAGACACCCAGATGTTTTTCTAAGTGTTAACTgtctttattttcacattcacaaCACAAACTTGTCAGCATCTGCATTTAAACAAGCTAACAGAGAACAAAAGAGAAGGTGTGTGAgcaaagtgtgtttgtgttattaTGTTTGAGTATGAacttgtttatgtgtgtttgcgCTTCAGTATGTGAACAGTCGTATGTTCTTTCTTGAACTATCAGTTTTAAAGAATTTTGCTGTTGAACTTCAGCAGTAATTGGCTCTCAAGATATTTACAATGCAGTCTTGATCTTTTAGCTGTGAGCAGGAGTCCGGCGTGACTAAAAAGTCTCTCACAGGCTGCAGATGCTGGGATGGCTGTATTTACTTTTAGAGACAAATTCTTGACTTTTGGAAAGGAGTGTAACAGATCCATACCTCCAGCTGATGAACATGAAAGGTACCTCTCCAGCTCTCCTGTTTCTGAGTGGCCTGTTTTCATGGATGCAAAGAAGTCCTCTTCATCTGAAGGGCTGCTGTAGCAGAGGGCATCATTTTCCAAGTTGATCTCCAGTTGGTCTTTTATGTAGTCTAGTCCTGTGCCGAGACAGATTTACACACTTTACCTGCATAATcctacattttacaatatatttcctatattttattcacactaTTCACAGTCCAGACCTTATAACTTATTACACTGTAACTGTAACTCACcactaataaaacaaaaacagagtgAAGGTCTTATCTCAAGGTCAAATAAATAACGTGAATTGACACATGAATTAACAGATACATTACCTGTTGTCAAAATGCTCTGGTCTGTTGTCCAGGCAGTTCTGAACTTTGGAAGCAGTATAGCTGCAGCAATAAGCTCTGGTTCCTTCATGAACTCTCCAAAACGTTTGAGGATACCTCCATGTAGGGCCTTAAGGAGGGGTTGACAGACTTTACAGGTTGACTCCAACTTCTTCAGCTTGTCCTGCAGTTGGTAAAGTGTTGGCAGCAGAAAACCCATATGAACTGAAGATTCCCCTTGGAGTAGGTTGAGGGCCATTGCAACTGGCTTCATTACAATAGAGTACTCAGCCAAAAATCCCAATTCAGCTGTATTCAGCCTGTACCATAAAACACAaatggttaataataataatacatgtagATCAGCTGTGTCATAATATACACTCCCACCAAACCACTAAATCCAACCTGGTCTTACAACTtacatttttatctttaatGCTGTGCATACGTTTCGGATTGCTTGCTCTCCTTGTTCCCTCTGGATACGCACCAACCTTTCTACAGCCAGAAACAGTGAGTTCCACCGTGTCTGATTGGGTCGCAGAAACTGCAGTTTGCACTCACGTTCCACAGTTTCAAATGCCAAGGCTGACCTGCTGGTTTTGTTCCACAGTGCACTGCATTTTGCAAAAGCTGACCGTGATAGTCTCTTATATGTATCACTTCCAG
The sequence above is drawn from the Onychostoma macrolepis isolate SWU-2019 chromosome 04, ASM1243209v1, whole genome shotgun sequence genome and encodes:
- the LOC131539375 gene encoding uncharacterized protein LOC131539375; the encoded protein is MQILLFHQRIHPNKLKVYEELIKSRKRASDSVTVDEPHSKKNPKIMSAFSSPATKVTQAVIDKLLINFVCEGSQPFAIVELPSFRKIIETLQPQCTVMTRKTLRLKVQDTFENMKSALIQKLNNAEYVATTADCWSARQRSYLGVTCHWIDSTSLERCSAALACRRMTGSHTFDVIAAALEEIHEEYKIRGKITRTTTDSGSNFLKAFRIYGEEKDDDAQDAQEEEDFILEEESDESESEMEYQDLFGILDEDCGLEYQLPRHQKCACHLLNLVATVDASAAEAGSDTYKRLSRSAFAKCSALWNKTSRSALAFETVERECKLQFLRPNQTRWNSLFLAVERLVRIQREQGEQAIRNVCTALKIKMLNTAELGFLAEYSIVMKPVAMALNLLQGESSVHMGFLLPTLYQLQDKLKKLESTCKVCQPLLKALHGGILKRFGEFMKEPELIAAAILLPKFRTAWTTDQSILTTGLDYIKDQLEINLENDALCYSSPSDEEDFFASMKTGHSETGELERYLSCSSAGGMDLLHSFPKVKNLSLKVNTAIPASAACERLFSHAGLLLTAKRSRLHCKYLESQLLLKFNSKIL
- the LOC131539386 gene encoding gastrula zinc finger protein XlCGF57.1-like, with translation MMVFIKEESEDMKIEEVFRVKHEDTEEQTDLMALKEESQELNETEEKDRKEKPPDFKTEDKSISYSNTEKIFLRNKAQKTQTTNLNSHRIIHTGESSFTCQQCGQIFNRKGCLTVHMKIHIGKNPLICPQCGKRFTQKKTLNAHMRTHTGEKPYECDQCGKSFTQKKTLNIHMRIHIGDRPYTCKQCGKSFTVNGDLKIHMRIHTGERPFICVQCGKSFKEKKSLNVHMRIHTGERPYECDQCGKSFTHKKNLNVHMKFHIGERPYTCKQCGKSFTVNGDLNNHMRIHTGERPFICFQCGKSFKQKKCHNVHMRIHTGEKPYICNQCGNSFRYKENLNNHMRIHSRENSFKCHQCERSFVDKKCLKNHVTIHLGEKPFMCHHCGKSLTNNANLESHLRIHTGEKPFTCKQCGKSFRVKGNLMTHMRIHTGEKPFTCLQCKMRFTYNKDLKHHLKTHSGKKLPFSSE